Below is a window of Candidatus Baltobacteraceae bacterium DNA.
CGGCGAGCCCTTAAAAAAACGCGCCATCACGTGTTTGACGGCAGATTTTGCCGCATCGTCTCGTTCGACGAGCGGACAGTACGAATAAGCGCGGCCGATTTCATCGTGCGCGACATAGCCTTTTTGTTCGAGCGTCCGCATCGTAGAGAGGACGGTGTTGTAGGCAAGAGCCGGCGGCGGGAGCGCCGCCGTAACGTCGGCTACGGTCGCGCGCCCTTTCATCCAAAGGATTTCCATCAACCGCAGCTCGTGGTCGGTCAGCACGAGCGATTTCTTACGCGACATCACATCTCCTACATTCGTAGTTGTAGAATACCGCCCGCCCGCGAATTTGTCAAATGTGCAAACACCTCGGCACCCCTGGAGGACTTGATGGCAGCCCCAGTTCCGATAGCACTTGTCGAGGCGGATCGCGACGGCGGCCCGGCCGAGATAGAACGACTCGTCGAAGCGATCTGGCCGGATGCGCATCGTCTAGCCCGCGCGATCTCGGGCGAGCGGCAGTGCGCCGAAGACGATCTGCTTCAATACGATCTTCCCGGCGCGTGGCGCCGTTCCGACCACGTGCTAACGCTCGTCATCGCGAATCCAAAAACACTTACGACTTCACGGAACATCGCGCGCGGCGACTACGAGCTCAGCATGGGGGGCGGAACGACGCACGGCCGCTCGCAATGGATGATCGGCGGCGAGGAGGTCATCGTGATGAGCAGCACGATAACGCCGGCGGAGCGAACGGGAATCAAGAATGCGATGGTCGCGCGGTCTCGTCATCCGGCCCGCTAACCGCGGCGGCTCGACAGCGGTTCAAGCGCGAAGCGCTTCCCGATAGGGTATTTTGGACTAGGCATTACGTCAGCGAGGGGATACTTCTAGCTGGAGGAACCTAGTTCCGCATGAGTTCGGCCGGTGCGAGTGGTCGTTTCCGCGCGTACGCTTACGGTCTAGTTACCACCGTGGTGGTGCTGCTCTTTGCTCTCGGTGAGTGGTGGGCTGAGAAGTACGTATCGGATCGCTCGCGATTGGCGAGCACGACGATCGAAATCGCGATCGTGCTGATTGCGACGCTCGCGTTCCGGCCAATCCATCAGCGCGTGGAAGCCGCAGTCGAAGCCGCGTTCACCAAGCGCCGCCGTGAGGCGCGTGACGCGCTCGCGCGGCTGCGCAAAGAGCTGACGTCGTTCAACGATCCGCAGCAGATACTTCGCCGCGTCATCGAAGCCGTCGACCAGCATATGGACGCGGCGGGGTGCGCGATCTATCTGCGCCGCGATAGTTTTGCCGCGGAAGCCTCGTCGTACGACGTTCCGCTCCAAGGCGTGGAACACGACGACCCGCTCGCAATTCGGCTGCGCTCGACGGCAGCTCCGGCGGATCCGCACGCGCTCGGCTCGCCGGCTCCCGGAACGATGGCGTTCCCCATGATGGTCGGCGGCGACTTGGTCGGCTTCCTCGCGCTCACGCCGAAGCGAGACGAGTACGAACCCGACGACCGGTACGCGCTCTCGGCATTGACGGAATCGGCCGGCTTGGCACTCGTCGCTTTGGATCCGCGGTTGCGCTCGCACGCCGTCAAGGTTCATCGCAACAACCTGCCGCGTACGCTAACATCTTTCGTCGGCCGCGAGATCGAGATTGCCGAGATCACCGAACTGATCGGCGCGCATCGGCTCGTGACGCTCGTCGGTGCGGGCGGAGTCGGCAAGACGCGTGCCGTACTGCAAGTCGCGGCCAACGTCTTGGCCGGATTCGTCGATGGAATTTGGTTCGTCGGACTCGCATCGATTTCCAGCGGCGATCACATTCCCTCGACCATCGCGCAGGCCGTGGGAGTGAAGCTACCCGCCGCCGGCGATCCACTCGAAAATCTCGTGCAGGCGCTCAAAAACAAAGATGCGATGCTCGTCTTCGATAACTGCGAGCACGTGGTCGAAGCGTGCGCGCGCGTCATCGCCGCGATTCTGGGTGGTTGCCGGGAAGTAAAAGTCCTAGCTTCGAGTCGTCAAGCGCTCGACGTCGCGGGCGAACGGGCGTACCGGTTGCCGTCGCTGGGAGTTCCAGAGCAAAACGAGCTGGATGGTTTGAGCGCGCGCGAGGCCGCGCAGAGTGCCGCGATCGCGCTTTTCGTGGAACGGGCCGTCTCCGCCGACAATCGGTTCGTGCTGACCGATGAGAACGCTCGTACCGTCGCCGATATCTGCCGAAGGCTGGACGGTATTCCGCTCGCGATCGAACTCGCCGCATCCAAGACCGCCGTCCTAAGCCCGCGGCAGCTCTCCGCAAAACTGAACGAGCGCTTTCGGCTGCTCTCTGCATCGGGCGGCGATCGTTTGCCGCGTCAACAAACGCTGCACGCGCTCATTCATTGGAGCTTCGATCTTCTCGATGAAGCCGAGCGCGCGGCGTTTAGGCGTCTGTCGATCTTTGCCGGCGGATGGACGCTGCCGGCCGCCGAGGCCGCGTGCATCGACGCGGGCGTCGACGAATGGCGGGTTTTCGAATTGCTCTCCGCACTGATTTCCAAATCGCTCGTCATCGCCGATCCTAGCGACGAAGATCCGCGCTACCGGATGCTGCACTCAATCCGCGAGTTCAGCCGCGAACGCCTGGAGGAGGCAAACGAAGCCCACGTCATCGCCGCCAAACACGCCCGCTACTACGCGGATCTCGTGCACGATCTCGTTCCGTTGGCGGAGTCGCTGGAGGACGTGCAGTGGCGCCAGCGGCTCGCACCCGAGATCGACAATCTCCGAGCTGCCTTAGATTGGTCGATCTTTCGCGGCAACGATAGCGCTACGGGACTGCGTTTACTCGCCGGCATCGAGTTACCCGAACTCTTGACCACCCCGCAGGAAGCGATCCATTGGTTCGAGGCCGCAAAAGAGCTGCTCGATGCGCCGGGTGACGATTTGATGAAAGCGCGAGTTCTGCGGCACGGCATCCGATTGGAATGGATGGTGGGCCGTCCGATCGCGCGGCGCGAGGTAACGGCGACTCAAGGGCTAGCCGTCGCACGAGCGTCGGGAGATCGCGATGAGATCGCGCGAGCGCTTTCGAACGTGGGGGCCGTTTATCGCGACG
It encodes the following:
- a CDS encoding GAF domain-containing protein encodes the protein MSSAGASGRFRAYAYGLVTTVVVLLFALGEWWAEKYVSDRSRLASTTIEIAIVLIATLAFRPIHQRVEAAVEAAFTKRRREARDALARLRKELTSFNDPQQILRRVIEAVDQHMDAAGCAIYLRRDSFAAEASSYDVPLQGVEHDDPLAIRLRSTAAPADPHALGSPAPGTMAFPMMVGGDLVGFLALTPKRDEYEPDDRYALSALTESAGLALVALDPRLRSHAVKVHRNNLPRTLTSFVGREIEIAEITELIGAHRLVTLVGAGGVGKTRAVLQVAANVLAGFVDGIWFVGLASISSGDHIPSTIAQAVGVKLPAAGDPLENLVQALKNKDAMLVFDNCEHVVEACARVIAAILGGCREVKVLASSRQALDVAGERAYRLPSLGVPEQNELDGLSAREAAQSAAIALFVERAVSADNRFVLTDENARTVADICRRLDGIPLAIELAASKTAVLSPRQLSAKLNERFRLLSASGGDRLPRQQTLHALIHWSFDLLDEAERAAFRRLSIFAGGWTLPAAEAACIDAGVDEWRVFELLSALISKSLVIADPSDEDPRYRMLHSIREFSRERLEEANEAHVIAAKHARYYADLVHDLVPLAESLEDVQWRQRLAPEIDNLRAALDWSIFRGNDSATGLRLLAGIELPELLTTPQEAIHWFEAAKELLDAPGDDLMKARVLRHGIRLEWMVGRPIARREVTATQGLAVARASGDRDEIARALSNVGAVYRDAMRFDDADAMFSQAYQAPQELSALTTNAVLRNWAVTDLQRGDLDMARQRFTEVAARERNGSESHGSALLNLGELEFAVGNYDTARAVARQARETFAHLNTAPLALALCNLAAYAMAVDDFDEARDCLGEALRLLKQSGARWMITALEHHAVLGGLAGDHERASAIVGFTNAHYADSSTRQRTEQYGYDRLMLALSHVYDENALAQRLSAGATLTEGQVLELAAAISQHIAQSRAVGAA
- a CDS encoding BlaI/MecI/CopY family transcriptional regulator, which gives rise to MSRKKSLVLTDHELRLMEILWMKGRATVADVTAALPPPALAYNTVLSTMRTLEQKGYVAHDEIGRAYSYCPLVERDDAAKSAVKHVMARFFKGSPNALAMSLLDEVPLREEDRKQIRELLGRREGRKK